In Anseongella ginsenosidimutans, one genomic interval encodes:
- a CDS encoding peroxiredoxin family protein — protein sequence MLKPYVWILILVCFSCGGAGTREAEQAGKEIPVGTEVGQRAPEILLPDPDGKEIALSSLRGKVVLVDFWASWCAPCRRENPNIVAQYQKYKDKGFTIYSVSLDLKKEDWVKAIEKDHLGWPYHVSDLKFWYSEPAAVYGIDAIPANFLLDEEGLILARNLRGDQLSAFLNKMFSN from the coding sequence ATGTTAAAGCCTTATGTCTGGATACTGATCCTGGTATGCTTCTCCTGCGGAGGAGCCGGAACCCGTGAAGCAGAACAGGCAGGGAAAGAAATTCCTGTGGGCACTGAAGTGGGCCAGCGTGCGCCTGAGATACTTCTTCCTGATCCTGATGGAAAGGAAATAGCGCTCAGCAGCCTTCGCGGGAAAGTAGTGCTGGTGGATTTCTGGGCCTCCTGGTGTGCCCCCTGCCGGCGGGAAAACCCAAATATTGTAGCCCAGTACCAAAAATATAAAGACAAGGGGTTTACCATTTACTCCGTTTCCCTGGATTTGAAAAAGGAAGACTGGGTCAAGGCGATTGAAAAGGACCATCTCGGGTGGCCTTATCATGTCAGCGATCTGAAATTCTGGTATTCCGAGCCGGCTGCCGTTTACGGTATCGATGCCATCCCCGCAAACTTTTTGTTGGATGAAGAAGGACTGATTCTGGCGCGGAACCTACGCGGGGATCAATTGTCGGCTTTTTTAAACAAAATGTTCTCTAATTAG
- a CDS encoding response regulator transcription factor: MTTGKQRILIVDDEPDILELIEYNLRKEGYQVFSAGNGQEAISMAKKVLPEMIILDIMMPKMDGIETCRTLRALPEFKNTFMVFLTARSEEYSEIAGFNVGADDYIAKPIKPRALLSRINAILRRNSNADESPADKLEIDDLVIDREAYLVFQAGRKTVLAKKEFELLYLLASKPGKVFSREVILKNIWEDSVVVTNRTIDVHIRKIREKLGDHYVTTIKGVGYKFEV; the protein is encoded by the coding sequence ATGACAACAGGGAAGCAGAGAATACTGATTGTTGATGATGAGCCGGATATTCTGGAACTGATCGAGTACAACCTCAGGAAAGAAGGTTACCAGGTTTTTTCGGCCGGAAACGGACAGGAGGCGATCAGTATGGCGAAAAAGGTTCTGCCGGAAATGATCATCCTGGATATCATGATGCCCAAGATGGACGGTATTGAAACCTGCCGCACGTTGCGCGCGCTTCCGGAATTTAAAAACACCTTTATGGTATTCCTGACGGCACGCAGCGAGGAATACTCCGAAATAGCCGGATTTAATGTCGGGGCCGATGATTATATTGCCAAACCTATCAAGCCCCGCGCCCTGCTTAGCAGGATCAACGCGATATTAAGACGGAATTCTAATGCGGACGAATCCCCTGCTGATAAGCTGGAAATAGACGACCTTGTAATTGACAGGGAAGCCTATCTGGTGTTCCAGGCCGGGAGAAAGACGGTCCTTGCCAAAAAAGAATTTGAACTGCTGTACCTTCTTGCTTCCAAGCCCGGGAAAGTGTTCAGCCGGGAGGTGATCCTGAAGAATATATGGGAAGATTCGGTGGTGGTCACCAATCGTACCATTGACGTGCATATACGGAAGATCCGGGAAAAGCTCGGCGACCATTACGTGACCACCATAAAGGGGGTCGGCTATAAATTCGAAGTGTAA
- a CDS encoding sensor histidine kinase: MIKNPTPRMLALFTALLIALVVGVLSIVYRLTFIQGLLVMAVVTLVAYILIYYSLEYFIYRKIKLIYKSIHQLKTQRTDSASVPYFGDSSDDPIAAVASDVQEWAEARKGEIETLKKTEEYRKEFLGNVAHELKTPIFNIQGYINTLLDGAMDDPEVLRHFLNKAAKSADRIADMVDDLEAISNLESGRESMEFEIFDINDLIKDVFDSLEYMASHKKIILDFKEGCNYTMIVEADKYRIRQVLVNLITNSIKYGRQNGKTLAGMYDMDENVLIEITDNGLGIGPEHLPRVFERFYRVDKSRSRIEGGTGLGLSIVKHIIESHEQTINVRSTPGIGTTFGFTLKKA; encoded by the coding sequence ATGATCAAGAATCCTACTCCGCGGATGCTGGCATTGTTCACCGCATTGCTGATTGCCCTGGTGGTAGGTGTACTTAGTATTGTCTACAGGCTTACTTTTATTCAAGGCCTCCTGGTCATGGCCGTTGTTACCCTGGTGGCGTATATACTGATCTATTATTCCCTTGAATATTTTATTTACCGAAAAATCAAGCTGATCTATAAAAGCATTCATCAGCTCAAGACACAGCGGACGGATTCCGCTTCCGTTCCTTATTTCGGGGATTCCAGCGACGATCCTATTGCGGCGGTTGCCTCTGACGTGCAGGAATGGGCGGAAGCCCGGAAAGGAGAGATCGAAACGCTGAAAAAGACCGAAGAATACCGCAAGGAGTTCCTGGGAAACGTAGCGCATGAGCTGAAAACGCCTATTTTTAATATCCAGGGATACATTAATACGCTGCTGGACGGGGCGATGGATGACCCGGAAGTGTTGCGGCATTTTCTCAATAAAGCCGCCAAAAGCGCCGACCGCATAGCCGACATGGTGGATGACCTGGAAGCTATTTCTAATCTTGAATCCGGCCGGGAGTCCATGGAGTTTGAAATATTCGACATTAATGACCTGATAAAGGATGTCTTTGATTCGCTGGAATACATGGCCAGCCACAAAAAGATCATTCTTGACTTCAAGGAAGGCTGCAATTACACCATGATCGTGGAAGCAGATAAATACCGCATCAGGCAGGTGCTGGTGAACCTGATCACCAATTCAATCAAATATGGCCGGCAAAACGGCAAAACACTCGCCGGTATGTATGATATGGATGAAAACGTGCTGATCGAGATCACCGACAACGGCCTGGGTATCGGCCCCGAACATCTTCCCAGGGTATTCGAGCGTTTTTACCGCGTGGATAAAAGCCGTTCCCGGATTGAAGGCGGTACCGGCCTGGGGCTTTCCATCGTGAAGCATATTATCGAATCGCACGAGCAAACCATTAATGTGCGAAGTACGCCCGGGATTGGCACCACCTTCGGGTTCACTCTGAAAAAGGCTTAA
- a CDS encoding right-handed parallel beta-helix repeat-containing protein, giving the protein MNKILPLFAGCFFIYLLAGFNVRTNPVPLEKEITYYVSARGNDSGQGTKKLPFKTIQKARDVIRQLPADNRPSVTVLIQGGTYYLQHPVIFNKEDAGTESAPVIYKAVKGETPVFTGSVALDNWEPVKDQEVLQHVNPEIRRKLYVRDLAAAGITNYGDPAEKGRRPALYCNQQLQTLARWPNKGFTRSGKAKGKTPLPEVWTGEKGTKEGIFEYLDERIDKWATSPDIRLGGYWFWDWSEQYHEVERIDAGANTIYIRQPYHGYGYKDQLNFFGMNILSELDQPGEWYLDRRKGKLYWYPPVDMASSPTVSLTIYDQPYMVEMNDASYLQIEGLYFQESRGSGILIKGGSRNLVKNCSVERLGTDGIHIEGGSHHGVSGTYLGHLGYSGLRVIGGDRATLEPGGHYVEHCIVEHFSLFKRTYEPAVYMQGCGNSIRHNRFQYSSSSAMRLEGNDFLVEFNEIGHVVNESDDQGGLDAWYNPTYRGNIIRYNYWHDITGGSHAGAAGVRLDDMISGYTVYGNIFERCGSKNFGGVQIHGGKDNIIDNNLFLDCQYAVSFTLWGKDRWLRELDKPQMKKKLYEEVDITSPAYMQKYPELARLKENADVNILRNNLAIGAKSLFKNGQDQVAAGNHLISREEKKELSDYLSPRFLKSYGLQPIPFDKIGPQKKQ; this is encoded by the coding sequence ATGAATAAAATACTACCCCTTTTTGCAGGTTGTTTTTTCATTTACCTTCTTGCCGGCTTCAATGTACGGACAAATCCGGTACCCTTAGAAAAAGAAATCACCTATTACGTTTCTGCCCGAGGAAACGATTCCGGTCAGGGAACAAAGAAATTGCCTTTCAAAACCATTCAGAAAGCCCGGGACGTCATCAGGCAGCTCCCGGCTGACAACCGCCCTTCGGTTACGGTGCTTATACAGGGAGGCACCTATTATCTGCAGCATCCTGTTATTTTTAATAAAGAAGATGCCGGCACTGAAAGCGCGCCTGTCATCTATAAGGCTGTAAAAGGCGAAACGCCGGTCTTTACCGGAAGCGTCGCGCTGGATAACTGGGAGCCGGTAAAAGATCAGGAGGTTCTTCAGCATGTTAATCCCGAAATCCGGCGAAAACTTTATGTGCGCGACCTGGCAGCAGCAGGAATTACCAATTACGGCGATCCTGCCGAAAAGGGCCGGCGGCCGGCGTTATATTGCAACCAGCAATTACAAACGCTGGCCAGATGGCCGAACAAAGGCTTTACCCGTTCAGGGAAGGCAAAGGGAAAAACACCTCTTCCGGAGGTATGGACCGGGGAAAAAGGAACCAAAGAGGGCATTTTTGAATACCTGGACGAAAGGATAGATAAATGGGCAACTTCCCCCGATATTCGCCTGGGAGGATATTGGTTCTGGGACTGGAGCGAGCAGTATCACGAGGTAGAAAGGATTGACGCCGGCGCCAATACCATTTATATCAGGCAACCTTACCACGGATACGGTTACAAAGATCAGCTCAATTTTTTCGGCATGAATATTCTTTCCGAACTTGATCAGCCTGGAGAATGGTACCTGGACCGCCGGAAAGGCAAATTATACTGGTATCCGCCCGTAGACATGGCATCAAGCCCCACGGTAAGCCTGACCATATATGACCAGCCTTATATGGTGGAGATGAACGATGCGTCTTATCTTCAAATAGAAGGCCTTTACTTCCAGGAAAGCCGGGGAAGCGGCATCCTGATAAAAGGCGGGTCCCGTAACCTGGTCAAAAACTGCAGCGTGGAACGGCTGGGAACCGACGGGATCCATATTGAAGGCGGATCGCACCACGGCGTCAGCGGAACATACCTCGGGCACCTGGGATACTCGGGGCTCCGGGTCATCGGCGGCGACCGGGCCACGCTGGAGCCGGGCGGGCATTATGTGGAACATTGCATTGTCGAGCATTTCTCTCTCTTCAAGCGGACCTACGAACCGGCGGTGTATATGCAGGGGTGCGGCAATAGCATAAGGCATAATCGTTTCCAATATTCCTCCTCATCCGCCATGCGCCTGGAGGGAAATGATTTTCTTGTCGAATTCAATGAGATCGGGCATGTGGTAAATGAATCGGATGACCAGGGCGGCCTGGATGCCTGGTACAATCCCACTTACCGGGGAAACATAATTCGATATAATTACTGGCATGACATTACCGGAGGCTCACATGCCGGGGCGGCTGGTGTCCGGCTGGATGACATGATTTCCGGTTACACCGTGTACGGCAATATTTTCGAAAGGTGCGGATCCAAAAACTTCGGGGGTGTTCAGATACATGGCGGCAAGGATAATATAATAGACAATAACCTGTTCCTGGATTGCCAGTATGCGGTCAGCTTCACCCTATGGGGAAAGGATCGCTGGCTCAGGGAACTGGACAAACCGCAAATGAAGAAAAAGCTGTATGAAGAAGTGGATATCACTTCCCCCGCATACATGCAGAAGTACCCGGAACTTGCCCGCTTAAAGGAAAACGCGGATGTCAATATTCTCAGGAACAACCTGGCCATTGGGGCAAAGTCCCTGTTTAAAAACGGTCAGGATCAGGTGGCCGCGGGCAATCATTTAATTTCCCGTGAAGAAAAAAAGGAGTTAAGCGATTATCTTTCGCCCCGTTTTCTGAAAAGCTACGGCCTGCAGCCCATTCCTTTCGATAAGATCGGCCCTCAGAAAAAGCAATAA